The Bacillus sp. Marseille-Q1617 genome has a segment encoding these proteins:
- a CDS encoding ATP F0F1 synthase subunit C (produces ATP from ADP in the presence of a proton gradient across the membrane; subunit C is part of the membrane proton channel F0) produces the protein MTDFSKWLYCCIGAAIALLGFWGIGLGIGLAGAYGLEGIARQPEAAGRLSDFMLWYVVIPELILASVLGYISLKILCKGKHNND, from the coding sequence ATGACAGACTTCTCAAAATGGCTCTATTGTTGTATAGGCGCGGCTATTGCCCTGTTGGGTTTTTGGGGGATTGGATTGGGGATTGGATTGGCCGGTGCCTACGGACTTGAAGGGATAGCCAGGCAGCCTGAAGCTGCAGGCAGACTGTCCGACTTTATGTTGTGGTATGTAGTCATACCTGAATTGATTCTAGCATCGGTTTTAGGATATATCTCTTTGAAGATTCTTTGTAAG